TTGTACCTGGGCCTGTCTCTTGCCTTGTTATTTGATGAAGGGGGTTAGAATAAGGACAAGGAAGGGGGGAGTGATGGAGCCAGCCAGGGTATGGGTGTCTCTTGAAGCAATCTGCTGGTCTTGGCAGGTAGGTACCTTTTGGCTTTGTCTATTAGTCACTCGTCAACAGACAGTGGTTGAGCTCCTGCTCCACCTCTGCCTGGGATCTGCTGCCTCCATTGTCACTGGCCTCCTGGAGACCTCTATGCACCTCCTGCAGCGCCCAGATCTCCTTCCCAAAGTGCTCATGCAACTCCTGGAAGCTGGAGAGGGTACTGAGGGTGGCTGGGGAGCCACAGTCTTCTGGGGGTAAGCTGGGCTCTTGTCCAGCTGCCTGGCACAGCTCCCGGTACTGGGCCTCCAGGGGGCGTAGCAGCAGAGCCAGCTGCCTCCAGCTTGCCCCAGCCAGTGCCAACAGCCAGGCTCCCAGCTCCTCCTGGTTTTCTGCTGCCAGCTTGTAGGCCCGCCCACCTTCTGCTCTTGGGGTCAGGATGGTAAAGGCGAAGGGTTCTGTGGCCCCAAGGCGTGGCGCCACCTGGCAGTTCTCTAGCATGATGAGGCCCAGGGGTATGTGGTCATCCTGGTGTTCCAGGTAGAAGAGGAGGTTTCCCCGGAGGATGAACCAGCGGCGCTGGTAGCTGGTGTTTCTGGCCCCCTTCTTTAGCAGGATGCCCTCCCGGTCTGGAGCCTGTGTTCTGTACCCACGAAAGAAACTGAGCACCGACTTTCGGTGCAGTTTCATGGTAGTCCAATCTGGGAGGAAACCCTAGGGGCAGGAAAAAGAAGGGGCAGTCCATCTGGTTACCCTGAggaccccaccaccaccagacTGCCCTCCTCTGGCCTCAGTAGGCTTACTCGGCATAGCCTTGGCATACTGGAATTCAGATCCCCCAAATCCTCAAGAGGTAGAGGTCTTGTACCCCTAGCACTGGGACCTACTCCCACCTCccaaccccagctctgccccttgggCCAGATTACAAAAcctgggcaggggctgctgggTTGGGGTCCTGTTTCGGGTGGGGGGCGCGGGTGTCCACTACTGCCCTTTTCCAGGCCTACCTGAGATGACGGCACAAGGGACTTCTCGCCTGGGTACTGGGCACAGGTGCCACTGCTACCTCTCCTATTACAGCTCTTCCCACTTCAGAAACCAGGAACTTGCACAGGGCACAGGCGTGGGGTAAATTACTTCCCCTGGGTCCTAAAAGGAGCTGGGTTCGGAAAGTGCCAGGAACCCCCAGGAGAACCGAACATCCCCTCTGGGACGAGAGCAAGGCCGCGCCTCGGACTAGGAGAGGGTAGACAACGGGACGCTGAGTGTGGGGAGGCAGGATTTCTAAAGAGATGATGAAAGGCGCAGAGCCAGCCCTGTGGAAAAGGACACTCAACCGGGGAAAGGGAAACTAGAGCAGGAATCCGGCGGCCCTGCTGGGACTTTGCCCCTCCATCGTGACCCTGGGCTCCCCTTTAAGTAAGTCGCGCTGCActttctccccagagcctctacTGCTGTAGGAGTGAATCAAGACCACTTCCGGCCATCCCTCTCGTCCGATCAGTGTCTAGGCGTTCATACGTCCCCTCTTCTCGCCATTGTCGCCCCACAAGGCTCACGTCACTTCTGGGAGGGGGCATCTTCCCCTACTCAGCGCGTACTTCCGCCCGCTCCTTCACTTAGTCCTTTAACACGAGTGAAGCCACTTCCGGCTTTCTCTGGTGCCTTCCGCAGTTCTCTTCCGGGTGGTGGCGGGCGGGTGCCCGGATGTAGCCCTGGCGAAAGCCTCTCTCCCTATTCCCCCCCGCCTTTCCTGGATTCTTAGGTGAGCGCGTGCTGGCGGGACTGCTGGAGTGCCCGTGCCTCTGCCGCCTCTCTAATTTGTACATAGCCCAGAACAGTTGGGGGTCACTCCCACGGAGTTGGGAGTTGGGCGCAGGGAGGAGCGGGGCTGTCAGGCTGCCAAGTCCTGGGTCCGCCGGGGCCCCGCGGCCTCAGAGGAAGCTGGGGGTGGTGGAGCGGGCGTTTGCCCGCGGAGCACCGTCGCGCTCAGGACTGCCGGGGCCGGGAATGGGGGTGGTCACGTGGGGGAGCCCGTCTCCTTTCGTCAAGGGTAGGGGTGCCCATGGGGAGCGCCTCCACGCGTCCACCTCTCCATCCTCGCTCCAGCAACTCTTTCGAATGCCAGGCCGAGTCCCAGGGGCCTCTTGGCTGCCAGCTCCCCTCTTGGCCCCTGATTCTGTGCTCCTTCCCCTCCCAAACTGGATCTAGTACCCACCAAGTGAAAGATTTGTTGTGCGGGGCGCCCTCTCGCGGTGAGTATCCTCACCCAGTTCCTTTCATCTGCACCCTTTCCTTTGGCCCAGCTTGGGGAAGGCCCCTCTGTCCAGTCATGCCAAAGAGGAAAGTGACCTTCCAAGGCGTGGGAGATGAGGATGATGAGGGTGAAATCAGTGTCCCCAAGAAAAAGGTGAGAGGGGCAGACTCCTGCGTTTTGGGGAGGAGTGAGGGGAGAAAAAAGGCTAGAAGCCAAAAGAGAAATTTGGAGGGACAAGGAAAGGGTGGAAAGGCCtagcttttctttgttctctgagAAATGGGTTTGCAGAATTTTCAGTTTGAGTTTAAATCCTAGAGTGTTTTGGGTATTAGCCAGTAACCTGCATCTTTCTCGACTTCTGCCTCCTGCCCACAGTTGGTGGACCCTGTGGCTGGGACAGGGGGTCCTGGGAGCCGCTTCAAAGGCAAACACTCTTTGGACAGCGATGAGGAGGATGATGATGAAGGGTCCAGCAAATATGACATCCTCGCCTCAGAGGATGTAGAAGGTGAGCTATATCCAAGAATTGACTTTCTGCTGGAGGAACAAATAGGCGCTTCTGAGGTCGTGGAGCACGGGAGGCTCCTGTCTCTTTCTTGTATGCCTAGCGTGGGATGCCTGTGTCTTTGGTGCAGGTCAGGAAGCAGCCACGCTCCCCAGTGAGGGAGGTGTGCGGATCACACCCTTCAACCtgcaggaggagatggaggaaggcCACTTCGATGCCGATGGCAACTATTTCCTGAACCGAGATGCTCAGATCCGAGACAGCTGGCTGGACAACATTGACTGGGTGAGGCCCAGAGGCTGGCATGGCTGGGCCTGGGCCCTGCTGGCAGTTTGTCAGAAATAAAACCGTTCTATTTTCACATTGCAGGTAAAGATCAGGGAGCGGCCACCCGATCAGCGGCCACCGTCAGACTCAGAGGACGAGGACAGCTTGGGCCAGACACCAATGAGCGCCCAAGCCCTCCTGGAGGGCCTTCTGGAGCTCATGTTGCCAAGAGAGACAGTGGCTGGGGCACTGAGACGCCTGGGAGCCCGAGGAGGAGGCAAAGGGGGCAGCAAGGGACCTGGGCGGCCCAGTTCCCCCCAGCGTCTAGACCGGCTCTCTGGGTTGGCTGACCAGATGGTGGCCCGGGGCAACCTTGGAGTGTATCAGGAGACAAGGGAACGTTTGGCCATGCGGCTGAAGGGGTTGGGGTGCCAGACCCAGGGACCCCGtgaccccacacccccaccctccctggacaTGTTTGCTGAGGAAGTGGCGGAGGGGGAGCTGGAGACCCCAACCCCTGCTCAGAAAGGGGGTAAGATTGAAGGGCAGAGGAGGGGTGTTCTGGGTCGGGGGCAGGCCACTTGAGGCCCAAATGGCTTTGCCTGTTATTTTAGAAGCAGAGTTGCCTGGAGATGGTCTGGCAGATGTGATGTGGGAATATAAATGGGAGAACACAGGAGACGCTGAGCTGTATGGGCCCTTCTCCAGCACCCAGATGCAGGTAAGCTCCTTTCTACTTTGCtttgcctcttctctctctccccccaccccatcagtcCTCCCCCAGCTCTGTTCTCTGTTCCTTCAGACCTGGGTGAATGAAGGCTACTTCCCGGATGGTGTTTATTGCCGGAAGCTGGACCCCCCTGGTGGACAGTTCTACAACTCCAAACGGATTGACTTTGACCTCTACACCTGAGCCTCCTGAGGGCCGAGTTTGGTGGCCCCTTCTTTCCTGGACTCTTTGGAGGAGGCCTCGGCTCCCTTAGGCAGTGAGAATATTGGGGGCCGCTTTTCAGTCAATTTCCTTTTCCCAATAAAAGTCTTTAGTTGTGTATCAGGGCCTTGGCTGTGCTGATGGCCAGAAGCCAGGGACCTTTTCCACACCCCTTTGGACTTGTTTCGGCCCTTGAGTGTTTCCTCTCATAAAGTTCCTCCTTGGGAGTGTCTCTCTAGTCCCTTGAATCACCTTACCTTTGTTTATCATTCCTTGGGGCAGAGCCGGGCCTGTCAGGTGTTCTGTGGCCTCCCATCCTGGACTTTGTTCACCATCTAAAAAATCTCTCCACTCACCTGCTGTTCTCCAGAATCGTCTGGCGGTCTTTGTTTTGCTGTTCTTAGGTCTTTGGCTTTTAGGACCTAAGATGTTCTGCCTTGTAGCCGGTACAGGATAGAGCTCCAGAAGTGGAGACTTTAAGGCCTGGAAGGGCTGGGACATCTGTTGGCAGTGAGCAGGAAGGTTGATGCTCACTGGCTCCCCACTGTTTCAGGCTTCTTAGAAGCGGATAGAAATGGCCTCTTAGGTAAACTCTAGACGCAGTGTTGGCAGTTTAAGGACCTTTCAAGGCCACCTGGGCCAGCCATGCTTTGTACAGGCACAGAGATGGGCAGTGTCTCACTGGAGGTTACACAGCGAGTCAGAGGGCTGGCCCAGACCCAATGGGCTCCCTTCAAAGACCTTTCTTGGCACTAGGCCTTTTCTGTCTGGCCTTGGAGGCCCTGCAGCTTATATTTCCTGGGCTCCCACAATGTGTCTGACACAGGTTAGTGCCTTGAGGGAACTGAGagaactgggctgctcccctcccAGGAATTCAGAGTCAGGGGGTATGGGGAGGAAGACTGAGAGATGTAACTGTATAGTCTGGACCTGACACcttccacctcccacctcccacctcccactggTGCTGCCTTATGCCTTTCCTTACACCAATTAGTTCTCCACCTTGGCTCTCTGTTGGAGTTTCATGGGGAACTGTAACATCATTCTGAATGAATTGGTTTAGGTAATGGCCTGGTGATTGGGTCttttaaaagctcccaggtgTTTCCTATGTGCATCCAGGGGAAAACCACTGGGCCTGACTGAGGTTAcacctggggagggtggggctggctcAGGGACCGTGCTGTGGTAGTGCTGAGCATGGGTGTGGCCAGGGCTTTGGTGGAGTCTGTTAATTACAGGAGAGTCAAGCACCAGAGCCGTGGGGGCAAATGGGAATCCTGCGGTGGAAGGAGGCAGGCTTGGAACCAGGAAAGGCTGGAGGAGTGGGGTTGAGGATACTTGTTGCTCTAGTGAGGCGTCCAGCTTCTATAATAATTAACTCCTATGATAATTAGGCCCACTCTAGTGCCAGCCCAGACCTGGAGTTCACTGACTTCAAGGTGCTTTCATTGTAAGATGTCTTACTTTACGTGTCAGTAAGAAAACCCTGCCCATTGGCAGTTGTAAGACGTCATTGATTCAGAGCTGCATCCTGATTTCAGAAATATTCTGAAGTGAGAAACAGATGTCTTAGGACCAGTGAGAGACAGCGTTCACGTTTATACCCCTAGTGACCATGGGAGGTGCTTAGTGTTTAGTGAACAGATGGAAGTTGAGCGGGCGGCTCCCCTGGATGTCCCACAGGCACCCAGGGCTCCACGATCCAAAGCTGACCTCACCTTCCCCACCCGTGCAGCCTCCTGTGTTCACCTCCCTGAGGACACCATgtgtaggcagaataatggcccccagaGACGGTCACGTCCTAAATCTCAGAACTTGTGAATATATGACTATTGCAGAAGGGACTTTGAAATGTGATGACTGAGATGGGGGATCATCCTGGATTATTGAGCCGGGCCCAGTGTAACCACAAGGGTCATATTCAGTGAAAGAGACTGAGGAGGGTCAAagtgagagagaggggaagatgTTACACCCACGGCTGggtttgaagatggaagaaggggctGTGTACCAAGGGATGCAGCGGCAttatagaagctggaaaagggaagaaaatgggtTCTTCCCAGAGTCTTCATAAAGAAATGCAGCCCCACTGTGGGTTTTAGCCCATTGGAAACCATTTTGGACTTTGGACCTTTTCAGTTGTTAagtttggggtcatttgttacagcctcaataggaaactaatactcTGTCCAGCCGAATGCCTCTCCCGGGTCGTGAACGTCACTGAATTCTCTCTTGCTTGGCCATGTCCCTATATCAAGCCCCTATCAACACTTAACTCTCtggcctttaaaaaacaaaacaaaactgtatatgtgtgtgtgtgtatgtatgtgtatatatataaaatttttatatatgtgtgtgtatacaatttttatataCGTAAGCTTTTAAGTCTTACAgtagatttacagaaaatttacaaaagtagtacagagagttcacccagtttcccctattgttCACATCTTTCTGTGGTACAGTTGTTACAACCAATGAACCAATGACCTTactatttttaaacagctttattgagatagaatccACCCATTCAAAGTACCAttgtttttagtacattcacagggttgtgcaaccatTGCTGCAACCTCATTTGAGAACATTTTTCTCTAAGAGaaaccccacccatcagcagtTCCTCCCCATTCTTCTCCATCCCTCTCACCCTCCAGTCCCTGCCAACCtctaatctacttcctgtctctgtagatttgcctgttcCGGACATTTggtacaaatggaatcatacaatacgtggtcttctgtgttttctgtgtctgcttcttctACTTAAcgtgttttcaagattcatccctGTAACGTGTAgcagtactttattcttttttgttgttggataacattccattgtatggttgGATTACTATTCACTAAGCCTCaccctttatttatattttactagcTTTTCCCTAACGTCCCTCTTCTGTTTCAGAATCCCATCTGGGACACTGCAGTGTGTTagctgtcatgtctctttagctTCCTCTGTTCTGTCTGGTCCTCAGACTTGTTTTCACTGACCTTGACTGGTTTGAGCAGTGCTGGTTAGGTGTTTTGTCAAATTCCTAAAGTTTGGGCTTGTCTGGTATTTCCCGCGTGATTAGATTTGAGTTATGGGTTtggggggaggaagaccacagcgGTGAAGTCCCTTGCCTTTCACTGAAACTTTTAAAGGCTCTCCATTGCCCTCAAAGTTCAAAAGCTTGAAGCTGATAGAAGGTGTTCCACGGCCTGGCCCGAGCCAGACCCTCCAGCTCTGCAACTgtctttgctttccttccttcctacctctcCCGACTCCAGCCTCCAGTCTGCTCCCAGAACAGGACAAATATTATAATTGATGTCTCCAGGCCTGGCCAGTGATGCCCTTCTCCCTTTTCAGACTCTCCAGGGAGACCAATGGCTATATCTCTCGTGACTTAGCTCTAGGCCTCTTTTTCCTAAAGGCTGCCTGACTCCCACTCCCCGCTCCCCGGGTTGGTAGCTCAGATGTCCGGCGCAGCACCCGGAGCGGTTTCTCCTGGTCTGTCTCCAGCAGCTAGCCTGAGACAGGAGATCAGTGCTCATGAATGAATAGGGAATAAGTCACTTCTTTCCCCATCTTGTGTGTCAGGGAGACAGTGCCCTCCTGAGCCCGACTGGGAAGTGGGAGCCTGTGgggctgtttgtttttgctgCCCCAGAAGGGGTGATGCCCTGGATGGGCAGCGTACAGGTGTCTAGACCCAAGTGTCTCCCAAGGAGGCAGGGCTAAGGGGAAGTTAGGGTCTTTCTGCCTCCTGGGGGTGTCACTGAGCCATGGGCAAATTTACAGGAGAGGTTCAAGGTCAAAGCTGCAGGTGTCATCACTGCATCTGGGACACCAGACCCTCTGAAACGCAGCCTCTTGCTTTTGGCAGGCCATTTTCCAGAAGAGCAGCAGGAGTGCGGGAGGGGGAGTCTGGATACCCCTGGTGTGGGCCATGGAATCACACTGTGTCGTGGGCCTCTGGTGGGGCCCTGGGGGAGACAAGGACGGGGAAGGAGCCCACAAGGAGTTAAGATGAATGAAGAATCAGGATCCGCACAGCCTGAGGAGTTTGGTGTCTTCACACCTTTGACACACCTGCCACCCCTTCCAGACTCGcctggcttttatttatttatttatttatttatttatttatttatttatttatttatttatttaagactccgagctcccagtgcagggggcccagtttcaatccctggtgggggaactagatcccgcatgcatgccgcaactaagaagcccacctggCCGGCTGGGAGTCTCATTGCACAGTCACTGAACCCCAAGCTCCCAGGCAGTGGGGAGGCCTGAACCTGGCAGCTTGCCTTCCACTCTGCTTCCAGCCAGAACCAAGCTGGAGCCCTGGAGATACCcagctcattctttttctttctctctttctttctccctttctttctctctttctttctctctctctctctttccctccctcccttcttttttttttttaatatttacttatttattttggctgtgtcaggccTTAGTCGTGGCACTCAGAATCTTtagttgctgcactcgggctctTAGTTTCGGCATATGGACTCCTTAATTGCAGcttgcagacttcttagttgcagcatgcatgtgggatctagttccctgaccaggggtcgaacccgggccccctgcattgggagcgtggcaTCTCACCCAGTGGACCACCGTGGAAGTCACCCCAGCTTTTCTGATGCTGAGACCTGAGAGGAATTCCTCTCCTGtggttttatttatctatctatatctatctaatctatctatctatctatctatctatctatctatctatctatctatctatcatcgatctatagctacctatcatctatctatctatcatgtatttatttttggccacaccctgaggctttcaggatcttaggtccccaaccagggaccgaacctgcgTCCTCAGCAGcaaaagctcggagtcctaaccactgggctgccagagAATTCCGTCAAGGGTACATTTAGTAGCAGATGTTTTGCCCAGGACCCCAGGGTGGATAATGTTCCTTCAAGTCAGTAGCCATTTCTGAACTCCCGTGGAGGCTGGGCTGCCCGTAGTCCTTTTGGGCCTTTCCCCAAGTTCAGTGATACACTTCCATTGTGGTAGTGTCACCACTTCCCAGAGCGCCTTCAGCCTCCTTTGAGGAGAGCAGCCCAGCACACATCTCCAGTTGGCTGGCTGGGGGCTGCTGCTGCCCTGTTCTCCAGGAACCTTGTCTGGCTCAGCCTGCCCTGTAGGTAAGACTCCACCTCCCTGTATAAATACTGCACATGACAAGTGTGTAAAATCTAGCTGCAGAAGCTGATGGTGTCTGAGATTTGCTTGGGCAGCCTCTGGTTTTCCTGTTCTGATGCTATCATCCTTGTTCTCACTTTCCTGTTCTCCACCCACTACCTCACACATCTCTGCCCCGCCGTTCTCAGTGGTGTCAGGCCCTGAGGCtcccttgccctgttttggacacaCTTCCCTGTCTCAGCCTCTTCACGCTCACCTGGACACCATGCGGGCTTTTGCCCTCTGGCCTAAGggccctgctgcctcttatctgacCCAGACTTCCAAGGCTAAACCCATCTCTATTTGATAAGAGGAGGGTGTTTGACATTTCTTAAGGATCTAAATAAGTTAGGGATGTGACGTTTAATCTTCCCGACTACCTACTATTTAGTtacatatttttcccattttgccgaggagaaaaatgaggctcagggaggtgaggTAAGTTGACTTGCCCAACATCACAGACACTGAAAGtggtaaagccaggatttgaatccaggtctgtgtGATCCTCAAACTCAGCCAGAATtttttggtgagatgtctgttccaatttacagcttttttttttttttttttagtttttgccgAGCGGCAAGGCATGTgcaatcttagctccccaaccagggatcgaatgtgtgccccctgcagtggaagcgcagagttccaaccactggacctccaatgAATTCCCTAtggcctatttttaaaattgggtctTCTTTTTGGGTTGTAAGAGAcctttatatattccagatacaaGACCTTTGTCAGAtacacattttgcaaatattttctctcagtctgtagtttttcttttcattttttaaaattagaatcttttgaagaacaaaaatttttaatttcaatgagttcaatttgttgattttttttcttttatagtttgtgctttttgtgtcctagTTAAGAAATCTTCATTAAACCTGGGGTCActagattttctgttttcttctagaagctttatagttttagctttaaCATTTGGGTTTATGATGCATTCACCTTAGCTTTCGtataagtcttttctttttttttgcgtATGACTATCTAGTTGTTTCAGCACGATTTGTTGAGAATATTATCCTTTCCCCCATCATATTGCCCTAGGACCTTTGCCAAACATCAATTGACCACATATGTGTTCatctttttctgaattattttatttcattaatttatatgtttatctCTACACCAAAACCATTATGTCTTGATAAATGTAGCTGTATAGTGAATCTTGACATCACTTAATgtacttcctcttttttctttttaaaaattgttttggctagtcTGAGTCTTTGGCTTTCtatataaatttcagaatcagcttgtcaatttctcaAAAAACCTCGTTGGGATTTGATTAGGATAATGTTAAGTTATATAGaattgatatttatttcttcctaataATATTTATGGATATTATtgaattcttccttaaatatttggtagaatttaccaatgGAGCCATCCatgcctggaattttctttgtaagaaagttttttttcctttcctgaatatttccatttattaCCTCCAGTTTATGGGGAATGTGAAGGAATTCAATTGACTTTACAATGTCACCAGGAAAGAAATGCTGGAAACCTGAGGGTGAATCCTTTACGcttccaaatattttgaaagttggCTCATgtagagacaaaaacaaaaacaacagcaacaaaaaccacaCCTCAAAACCCTCCAAACCAAGAAATTTTGTATGCTGAAAGACTATttctgggaaggaaaaagaaaaatactttgtcTCTCAATGCCTAGAGATCTGTGCTAATTTTGAagataaagcttttattttaggCACAGTGCTCAAATCGATTTCATAGGAAGGTTTAACTACAAATTCAGTTTCATTAATTATGTAAGGCTAATTcaagttttctattctttttttttttttttaatatttatttatttaggctgtgctgggtcttagttgcggcatgcaaactcctaGTTGCGACATGCAtccgggatctagttccctgaccagggatcaaaccagggccctctgcattgggaatgcagagtcctacccactggaccaccagggaagtcccaagactaatttttattttccttttcccctttatgTTCTTCAGACTGGGTAGTTTCTATTGAcccatcttcaagttcactgattctgtcATCTGTCATCTTAAATCTGTTGTTGAGTCTCTTTAGTGactatttcatttcagttattgttactttcaactccagaattccttttttttttttttcctttttaatgatgGGAATATGGTTTATTAAGCTGTGCCTTAATACAAGCAGTGGGGCTTGCCCATGGTGCCCTTAATGTACAAAGCCTGggtgttctgccagtttttcttgAGTAATGACACCAGGCAGTTGACAGCTAAGTGGATGTTGTACACAAGCTCATCACTTGTCATCTTCACGTGCCCAACAGCCACTGCCAGACACAGCATCTTCTTCATCTGGAACTTGATTGTGGATTCACTTCATCAACTTTGGCCACCATGCTCTCACTGTGGGTCAGTTAGGAAGGGAACTTGCCAG
The genomic region above belongs to Hippopotamus amphibius kiboko isolate mHipAmp2 chromosome 9, mHipAmp2.hap2, whole genome shotgun sequence and contains:
- the CD2BP2 gene encoding CD2 antigen cytoplasmic tail-binding protein 2 isoform X1, producing MPKRKVTFQGVGDEDDEGEISVPKKKLVDPVAGTGGPGSRFKGKHSLDSDEEDDDEGSSKYDILASEDVEGQEAATLPSEGGVRITPFNLQEEMEEGHFDADGNYFLNRDAQIRDSWLDNIDWVKIRERPPDQRPPSDSEDEDSLGQTPMSAQALLEGLLELMLPRETVAGALRRLGARGGGKGGSKGPGRPSSPQRLDRLSGLADQMVARGNLGVYQETRERLAMRLKGLGCQTQGPRDPTPPPSLDMFAEEVAEGELETPTPAQKGEAELPGDGLADVMWEYKWENTGDAELYGPFSSTQMQLCSLFLQTWVNEGYFPDGVYCRKLDPPGGQFYNSKRIDFDLYT
- the LOC130860490 gene encoding sesquipedalian-1-like; translated protein: MKLHRKSVLSFFRGYRTQAPDREGILLKKGARNTSYQRRWFILRGNLLFYLEHQDDHIPLGLIMLENCQVAPRLGATEPFAFTILTPRAEGGRAYKLAAENQEELGAWLLALAGASWRQLALLLRPLEAQYRELCQAAGQEPSLPPEDCGSPATLSTLSSFQELHEHFGKEIWALQEVHRGLQEASDNGGSRSQAEVEQELNHCLLTSD
- the CD2BP2 gene encoding CD2 antigen cytoplasmic tail-binding protein 2 isoform X2 — translated: MPKRKVTFQGVGDEDDEGEISVPKKKLVDPVAGTGGPGSRFKGKHSLDSDEEDDDEGSSKYDILASEDVEGQEAATLPSEGGVRITPFNLQEEMEEGHFDADGNYFLNRDAQIRDSWLDNIDWVKIRERPPDQRPPSDSEDEDSLGQTPMSAQALLEGLLELMLPRETVAGALRRLGARGGGKGGSKGPGRPSSPQRLDRLSGLADQMVARGNLGVYQETRERLAMRLKGLGCQTQGPRDPTPPPSLDMFAEEVAEGELETPTPAQKGEAELPGDGLADVMWEYKWENTGDAELYGPFSSTQMQTWVNEGYFPDGVYCRKLDPPGGQFYNSKRIDFDLYT